In Amycolatopsis methanolica 239, a single genomic region encodes these proteins:
- the adh gene encoding aldehyde dehydrogenase, protein MAYAKPGADGSVVSFAARYDNFIGGDWVAPAEGRYFGNPSPVDGKVFCEVARSSAADIDLALDAAHAAAEKWGATSTTERANILNKIADRIEDHLEELAVAETWENGKPVRETLAADLPLAVDHFRYFAGAIRGQEGSIAEIDADTVAYHFHEPLGVVGQIIPWNFPILMAAWKLAPALAAGNCVVLKPAEQTPASILKVIEVIADLLPPGVLNVVNGFGIEAGKPLASSSRIAKIAFTGETTTGRLIMQYASENIIPVTLELGGKSPNIFLPDVADADDDYLDKAVEGFVMFALNQGEVCTCPSRALVHSAIYDEFIGRCIERTKAISGGSPLDPSTMIGAQASNDQYEKILSYIDIGKKEGAEVLAGGGAREVAEHPGGYYIEPTIFRGTNDMRIFQEEIFGPVVSVTTFDSVDEALKIANDTLYGLGAGVWTRDGNAAYRLGRGIKAGRVWTNCYHAYPAHAAFGGYKKSGIGRETHKMMLDHYQQTKNLLVSYSAKKLGFF, encoded by the coding sequence ATGGCCTACGCCAAGCCCGGTGCCGACGGCAGTGTCGTCAGCTTCGCCGCGCGGTACGACAACTTCATCGGCGGTGACTGGGTCGCACCGGCCGAGGGACGCTACTTCGGGAACCCGTCGCCGGTCGACGGCAAGGTGTTCTGCGAGGTGGCGCGTTCGTCCGCGGCCGACATCGACCTCGCCCTCGACGCGGCCCACGCCGCCGCCGAGAAGTGGGGCGCCACCTCGACCACCGAGCGCGCCAACATCCTGAACAAGATCGCCGACCGCATCGAGGACCACCTCGAAGAGCTCGCGGTGGCCGAGACCTGGGAGAACGGCAAGCCGGTCCGCGAAACCCTGGCCGCCGACCTGCCGCTGGCCGTCGACCACTTCCGCTACTTCGCGGGCGCCATCCGCGGGCAGGAAGGCAGCATCGCCGAGATCGACGCCGACACGGTCGCCTACCACTTCCACGAGCCGCTGGGCGTGGTCGGCCAGATCATCCCGTGGAACTTCCCGATCCTGATGGCCGCGTGGAAGCTGGCCCCCGCGCTGGCGGCGGGCAACTGCGTCGTGCTCAAGCCCGCGGAGCAGACCCCGGCGTCGATCCTCAAGGTGATCGAGGTGATCGCCGACCTGCTGCCGCCGGGCGTGCTCAACGTCGTCAACGGCTTCGGCATCGAGGCGGGCAAGCCGCTGGCGTCCAGCTCCCGGATCGCCAAGATCGCGTTCACCGGTGAGACCACCACCGGGCGGCTGATCATGCAGTACGCCAGCGAGAACATCATCCCGGTGACGCTGGAACTGGGCGGCAAGAGCCCGAACATCTTCCTGCCGGACGTGGCCGACGCCGACGACGACTACCTGGACAAGGCCGTCGAGGGCTTCGTGATGTTCGCGCTCAACCAGGGCGAGGTGTGCACCTGCCCGTCGCGCGCGCTGGTGCACTCGGCGATCTACGACGAGTTCATCGGCCGCTGCATCGAGCGCACCAAGGCCATCAGCGGCGGCAGCCCGCTCGACCCGTCGACCATGATCGGCGCGCAGGCGAGCAACGACCAGTACGAGAAGATCCTGTCCTACATCGACATCGGCAAGAAGGAGGGCGCCGAGGTCCTCGCCGGTGGTGGCGCCCGCGAGGTCGCCGAGCACCCGGGCGGCTACTACATCGAGCCGACGATCTTCCGCGGCACCAACGACATGCGGATCTTCCAGGAGGAGATCTTCGGCCCGGTGGTGTCGGTGACGACGTTCGACTCGGTGGACGAGGCGCTGAAGATCGCCAACGACACCCTGTACGGCCTCGGCGCCGGCGTGTGGACGCGCGACGGCAACGCCGCCTACCGGCTGGGCCGCGGCATCAAGGCCGGTCGCGTGTGGACGAACTGCTACCACGCCTACCCGGCGCACGCGGCGTTCGGCGGCTACAAGAAGTCCGGCATCGGGCGCGAGACCCACAAGATGATGCTGGACCACTACCAGCAGACCAAGAACCTGCTCGTCAGCTACTCGGCCAAGAAGCTCGGCTTCTTCTGA
- the mdo gene encoding NDMA-dependent methanol dehydrogenase (This methanol dehydrogenase is considered a nicotinoprotein, since its NADP cofactor remains is not dissociable, but instead remains permanently bound. A member of this family has been shown to act as a formaldehyde dismutase, able to convert two molecules of formaldehyde (plus one water molecule) into one of methanol and one of formate, with no net change in its redox state. More recently, it was shown in Mycobacterium smegmatis that this enzyme is critical to ethanol utilization, for which the biosynthesis of the cofactor-like electron carrier mycofactocin is also required.), protein MQVDELLKPFPIKEFHPFPRALLGPGAHEMIGPEALKLGFKKTLVMTSGLRGSDIVHKITESMKYHGLEVVLYDKVESNPKDYNVMDAVKLYQENKCDSFVSIGGGSSHDACKGARISVAHDGRNVNDFEGFNKSENPRNPPHIAVSTTAGTGSETSWAYVITDTTTDPDNPHKYVAFDDASVATLAIDDPVLYYSCPIDYTAQCGFDVLAHASEPYVSRLNFEPSLGNALRAIKLTAENLRQATWNPSELSGREGMMYAQYIAAQAFNSGGLGIIHSISHAVSAFYDTHHGLNNAIALPRVWAFNMPVAYKRFADMAEAMGVDTHGMTDVQAADAALAAAIRLLRDVGIPEKFTDVTQDSYSKNRLGQGPTKFYEQASVIKGDDEDVDRITNHVLGDACTPGNAKECTFETVRPVVDHCMNGDLDDLLS, encoded by the coding sequence ATGCAGGTCGACGAATTGCTGAAGCCGTTCCCCATCAAGGAGTTCCACCCGTTCCCGCGGGCGCTCCTCGGCCCCGGGGCCCACGAGATGATCGGCCCGGAGGCGCTGAAGCTGGGCTTCAAGAAGACGCTGGTGATGACGAGCGGGCTGCGCGGGTCCGACATCGTCCACAAGATCACCGAGTCGATGAAGTACCACGGGCTGGAGGTCGTGCTCTACGACAAGGTCGAGTCCAACCCCAAGGACTACAACGTCATGGACGCGGTCAAGCTGTACCAGGAGAACAAGTGTGACAGCTTCGTCTCCATCGGCGGCGGGTCCTCGCACGACGCCTGCAAGGGCGCCCGCATCTCGGTCGCGCACGACGGCCGCAACGTCAACGACTTCGAGGGCTTCAACAAGTCCGAGAACCCGCGCAACCCACCGCACATCGCGGTGTCCACCACGGCGGGCACCGGCTCGGAGACATCCTGGGCCTACGTCATCACCGACACCACCACCGACCCGGACAACCCGCACAAGTACGTGGCGTTCGACGACGCCTCGGTGGCCACACTGGCTATCGACGACCCGGTGCTGTACTACAGCTGCCCGATCGACTACACCGCGCAGTGCGGTTTCGACGTGCTCGCGCACGCGTCCGAGCCGTACGTGTCGCGGCTGAACTTCGAGCCGTCGCTGGGCAACGCGCTGCGGGCCATCAAGCTCACGGCGGAGAACCTGCGGCAGGCCACCTGGAACCCGTCCGAGCTGTCCGGCCGTGAGGGCATGATGTACGCGCAGTACATCGCCGCGCAGGCGTTCAACTCCGGCGGGCTCGGGATCATCCACTCCATCTCGCACGCGGTCAGCGCGTTCTACGACACCCACCACGGCCTGAACAACGCGATCGCCCTGCCGCGCGTGTGGGCGTTCAACATGCCGGTGGCGTACAAGCGGTTCGCCGACATGGCCGAGGCGATGGGCGTGGACACGCACGGCATGACCGACGTGCAGGCCGCGGACGCGGCGCTGGCGGCCGCGATCCGGCTGCTGCGCGACGTGGGCATCCCGGAGAAGTTCACCGACGTCACCCAGGACAGCTACTCGAAGAACCGGCTCGGCCAGGGCCCGACGAAGTTCTACGAGCAGGCGAGCGTCATCAAGGGCGACGACGAGGACGTGGACCGCATCACGAACCACGTCCTCGGCGACGCCTGCACGCCGGGCAATGCCAAGGAATGCACCTTCGAGACCGTGCGTCCGGTGGTCGACCACTGCATGAACGGCGACCTGGACGACCTGCTCAGCTGA
- a CDS encoding VWA domain-containing protein, which yields MEASLHRFVRLLRLRDVRISVPETIDALRCAAEPGILADRAVLKEALRLALVKDHRDDPAFDEVFDAFFALVRVGPSEHGHGHGHSHDDLSDTGELESFTLSEEPSETPQQGHEHGKPSDIRDYFDQSDLAQQYNLHQEANKVDLASMTDEIVFSTDNAVAGDAGYRVQLDTDRLHGAGVPGRLSQETGTKVDAELSIAEQDALLGWLEQAADGDEDDAAQLRRRLAGVLDNLPEALKRHLEALLELENTVVETREKRAAHVDQAGESERAELEESLRRLASSLRGALTHRRRIASAGRVDPGRTMRRNMRFDGIPFSPVTVRRAEDRPRLVVLADVSLSVRATARFTLHLVHGLQNLFAQVRSFAFVDDIAETTELFAEHPVERALGLIFGGDVLDVDANSNYGAAFGEFLAEHSSAVTRRTTVLVLGDGRGNGNDPNLGAFAEISRRARETIWLTPEPRYSWGLGGCDLPAYAEYCSKVRVVRDLSGLDRVALDLVTR from the coding sequence ATGGAGGCCAGTCTGCACCGGTTCGTGCGGCTGCTGCGGCTGCGGGACGTCCGCATCTCGGTGCCGGAGACCATCGACGCCCTGCGTTGCGCGGCTGAGCCTGGCATCCTCGCCGACCGGGCCGTGCTCAAGGAGGCGCTGCGGCTCGCGCTGGTCAAGGACCACCGCGACGACCCGGCGTTCGACGAGGTCTTCGACGCGTTCTTCGCACTGGTGCGGGTCGGGCCGTCCGAGCACGGGCACGGCCACGGGCACAGCCACGACGACCTGTCCGACACCGGCGAGCTGGAGAGCTTCACGCTGTCCGAGGAGCCGAGCGAGACCCCGCAGCAGGGGCACGAGCACGGCAAGCCCAGCGACATCCGGGACTACTTCGACCAGTCGGACCTGGCCCAGCAGTACAACCTGCACCAGGAGGCCAACAAGGTCGACCTCGCGTCGATGACCGACGAGATCGTGTTCTCCACGGACAACGCGGTCGCCGGCGACGCCGGGTACCGGGTACAGCTGGACACCGACCGCCTGCACGGCGCGGGCGTGCCCGGTCGCTTGTCCCAGGAGACCGGCACGAAGGTCGACGCCGAGTTGAGCATCGCCGAGCAGGACGCGCTGCTGGGCTGGCTCGAGCAGGCCGCGGACGGCGACGAAGACGACGCCGCCCAGTTGCGCCGCCGGCTCGCCGGGGTGCTGGACAACCTGCCGGAGGCGTTGAAACGGCACCTGGAAGCGTTGCTGGAGCTGGAGAACACGGTCGTCGAGACGCGGGAGAAGCGGGCGGCCCACGTCGACCAGGCCGGGGAGAGCGAGCGGGCCGAACTGGAGGAGTCGTTGCGCCGGCTCGCGTCGTCGCTGCGCGGCGCGCTGACCCACCGCAGGCGCATCGCCAGCGCGGGCCGCGTCGATCCGGGCCGGACCATGCGCCGCAACATGCGCTTCGACGGCATCCCGTTCAGCCCGGTCACCGTGCGGCGCGCGGAGGACCGGCCACGGCTCGTCGTGCTCGCCGACGTCAGCCTGTCCGTGCGGGCCACCGCGCGGTTCACCCTGCACCTGGTGCACGGCCTGCAGAACCTGTTCGCGCAGGTGCGCTCGTTCGCGTTCGTCGACGACATCGCCGAGACCACGGAGCTGTTCGCCGAGCACCCGGTGGAACGCGCACTCGGCCTGATCTTCGGCGGCGACGTCCTCGACGTGGACGCCAACTCCAACTACGGCGCCGCGTTCGGCGAGTTCCTGGCCGAGCACTCGTCGGCCGTGACCCGCCGGACCACCGTGCTGGTGCTGGGCGACGGGCGGGGCAATGGCAACGATCCGAACCTGGGCGCCTTCGCCGAGATCTCCCGCCGCGCGCGGGAGACCATCTGGCTCACCCCAGAGCCGCGCTACTCGTGGGGCCTGGGCGGCTGCGACCTGCCCGCCTACGCCGAGTACTGCAGCAAGGTCCGGGTGGTCCGCGATCTGTCCGGATTGGACCGTGTCGCGCTGGACCTGGTGACGCGATGA
- a CDS encoding helix-turn-helix domain-containing protein, protein MAERSALHQRRAALEREWARWVPAQARPETLELRSEVAESWARSLSIVDPARDSAPAAGDEVRSRWRESPLRAPVTELADELRSIADDAGFVAAVTDESGTILWTCGGRVMRRRAERVNFAPGGRWDEPDMGTNALSLALRTGRPSSVFSAEHLVAALHGWVCYCAPIRDPRGRHLGVLDLSTTWDRSHPLAMSTVRTLVTAIESRLQAVPPAAPGIRLSCLGSGSATFDGVPLRLSPRQLEVLTLLALEPGGFSPDGLREALYGDLPVTSTTLRAEASHLRRMLGGALANRRYALTAPIDCDAVDVLTALKAGDTATAVRRYAGPLLPASEAPGITRWRDHLEVAVREAVLSSREPDLALTYGERHPFDLQVHEHAHRLLSPGDGRRGIAAARLHEALRD, encoded by the coding sequence ATGGCAGAGCGTAGTGCGCTCCACCAGCGCCGCGCGGCCCTGGAACGGGAATGGGCCCGCTGGGTGCCGGCTCAGGCACGCCCGGAAACCCTGGAACTGCGCAGCGAGGTGGCCGAATCCTGGGCACGTTCGCTGTCCATCGTGGATCCCGCACGGGACAGCGCGCCCGCGGCCGGTGACGAGGTGCGGTCCCGCTGGCGCGAGTCGCCGCTGCGGGCCCCCGTCACCGAACTGGCCGACGAGCTGCGCAGCATCGCCGACGACGCCGGTTTCGTCGCGGCCGTCACCGACGAGTCCGGCACGATCCTGTGGACCTGCGGTGGACGGGTCATGCGGCGGCGGGCCGAGCGCGTGAACTTCGCGCCCGGCGGCCGCTGGGACGAGCCGGACATGGGCACCAACGCGTTGTCGCTGGCGCTGCGCACCGGCCGCCCGAGCAGCGTCTTCTCCGCCGAGCACCTGGTCGCGGCCCTGCACGGCTGGGTCTGCTACTGCGCGCCGATCCGCGACCCGCGCGGCCGCCACCTCGGCGTCCTGGACCTGTCCACTACCTGGGACCGGTCGCACCCGCTGGCCATGTCGACGGTCCGCACGCTGGTCACCGCCATCGAATCGCGGCTGCAGGCCGTCCCGCCCGCTGCCCCGGGCATCCGGCTGTCCTGCCTCGGGTCCGGCAGCGCCACCTTCGACGGCGTCCCGCTGCGGTTGTCGCCGCGGCAGTTGGAGGTGCTCACCCTGCTCGCGCTCGAACCCGGCGGCTTCTCGCCAGACGGGTTGCGCGAAGCGCTGTACGGGGACCTGCCCGTGACCAGCACGACCCTGCGCGCGGAGGCCTCCCACCTGCGGCGCATGCTCGGCGGCGCGCTGGCGAACCGCCGCTACGCCCTGACGGCGCCCATCGACTGCGACGCCGTCGACGTGCTGACCGCGCTCAAGGCCGGAGACACCGCCACGGCTGTGCGCCGCTACGCCGGGCCGCTGTTGCCCGCGTCCGAGGCGCCCGGCATCACCCGCTGGCGGGACCACCTGGAGGTCGCCGTGCGGGAGGCCGTGCTGTCCTCGCGCGAGCCCGACCTGGCGCTGACCTACGGCGAGCGGCACCCGTTCGACCTGCAGGTCCACGAGCACGCGCACCGCCTGCTGAGCCCCGGCGACGGGCGGCGCGGCATCGCGGCGGCCCGCCTGCACGAGGCCCTGCGCGACTGA
- a CDS encoding MadR family response regulator transcription factor, whose protein sequence is MITGERTLKIVLVDDHAIVRQGLRSILEREEDITVIGEAATAAEARAVVERTRPDIVLLDLKLSTGSDTEGLEICSELTARYPELGVLVLTTFLDDALVVEAIHRGARGYVIKDVDTTGLVSSIRAVARNESAFDSRSASAMVRSIRTAPEEPVLTSREQGVLELLARGLSNRDIGSRLFISETTVKFHVRNIMRKIDASSRAEVVYEASKRGLI, encoded by the coding sequence ATGATCACGGGTGAGCGGACGTTGAAGATCGTGCTGGTGGACGACCACGCCATCGTCCGGCAGGGGTTGCGGTCCATCCTGGAGCGCGAGGAGGACATCACCGTCATCGGGGAGGCGGCCACGGCGGCCGAAGCGCGCGCGGTGGTCGAGCGGACCCGGCCGGACATCGTGCTGCTCGACCTGAAGCTGTCCACCGGCTCGGACACCGAGGGCCTGGAGATCTGCTCGGAGCTGACCGCGCGGTACCCGGAACTCGGGGTGCTGGTGCTGACGACGTTCCTCGACGACGCACTGGTGGTGGAGGCGATCCACCGCGGCGCGCGTGGTTACGTGATCAAAGACGTGGACACGACCGGGCTGGTGTCGTCGATCCGGGCGGTGGCGCGCAACGAAAGCGCGTTCGACTCGCGGTCGGCCTCGGCGATGGTCCGGTCGATCCGCACCGCGCCGGAGGAGCCGGTGCTGACCAGCCGCGAGCAGGGGGTGCTGGAGCTGCTCGCGCGCGGGCTGAGCAACCGGGACATCGGGTCGCGGCTGTTCATCTCCGAGACGACGGTGAAGTTCCACGTCCGCAACATCATGCGCAAGATCGACGCCTCCAGCCGCGCGGAAGTGGTGTACGAGGCGAGCAAGCGGGGCCTGATCTGA
- a CDS encoding AAA family ATPase has protein sequence MTAFDSVEEAGKALAAQGYLTDDRLATMVFLMTRLEKPVLLEGPAGVGKTELAKSLAAATGRRLLRLQCYEGQDESSALYEWDYGKQLLYTQILREKIGQLVADAPDLHDAVDRIGAQESVFFSERFLAARPLLEAVRSEEPVVLLIDEIDRADEALEAVLLEMLGEYQISVPEIGTFTARNRPYVILTSNNTRDLAAALKRRCLHLFLDYPSAERELDIVRSKDTGLPEALARQLVEIVRGLRELELRKSPSISETIDWARTLAVLGVDELTAPVLSDTVSVVVKYDKDVRKALEALPRLVDPNAEVPETLHGHGHGHGHGHSHEAPKVSADRGSRSFGRRS, from the coding sequence GTGACCGCATTCGACTCCGTCGAGGAGGCGGGGAAGGCGCTCGCGGCGCAGGGTTACCTGACCGACGACCGGCTCGCGACGATGGTGTTCCTGATGACCAGGCTGGAGAAGCCGGTGCTGCTGGAAGGCCCCGCCGGCGTCGGCAAGACGGAACTGGCGAAGTCGCTCGCGGCCGCCACCGGTCGGCGGCTGCTGCGCCTGCAGTGCTACGAGGGCCAGGACGAATCCAGCGCGCTCTACGAGTGGGACTACGGCAAGCAGCTGCTCTACACCCAGATCCTCCGCGAGAAGATCGGCCAGCTCGTGGCCGACGCGCCGGACCTGCACGACGCGGTCGACCGCATCGGCGCGCAGGAGAGCGTGTTCTTCTCCGAACGTTTCCTCGCCGCGCGCCCGCTGCTGGAGGCGGTCCGCTCCGAGGAACCCGTGGTGCTGCTGATCGACGAGATCGACCGCGCCGACGAGGCGCTGGAGGCGGTGCTGCTGGAGATGCTGGGGGAGTACCAGATCTCGGTGCCGGAGATCGGCACGTTCACCGCCCGCAACCGCCCGTATGTGATCCTCACCTCGAACAACACCCGCGACCTCGCGGCCGCACTGAAACGGCGCTGCCTGCACCTGTTCCTCGACTACCCGTCGGCGGAGCGCGAGCTGGACATCGTGCGCAGCAAGGACACCGGCCTGCCCGAGGCGCTCGCCCGCCAGCTCGTCGAGATCGTGCGCGGCCTGCGTGAGCTGGAGCTGCGCAAGTCGCCCAGCATCTCGGAGACCATCGACTGGGCGCGCACGCTCGCCGTGCTCGGGGTCGACGAGCTAACCGCGCCGGTGCTGTCCGACACGGTGTCGGTGGTGGTCAAGTACGACAAGGACGTGCGCAAGGCCCTCGAAGCGCTGCCGCGGCTGGTCGACCCGAACGCCGAGGTGCCCGAGACGCTGCACGGCCACGGACACGGGCACGGACACGGCCACTCGCACGAGGCGCCGAAGGTCAGCGCCGACCGTGGCAGCCGGTCGTTCGGCCGGCGGTCCTAG
- the mftM gene encoding mycofactocin oligosaccharide methyltransferase MftM, which produces MTAALDPLAPFPVAEYLDDLVRVVRAEDDGRAAVVRTEHFRLHRAGRRIEVSHCLRPDQLHNGLTGLLINELFTPGWLCGQDIFERVFCGVVRSTVPDPARAWETFYANTLEHLRDPRTAPELIAGIAPVYARVLRLVPPGSVLDLGSCFGFLALMLAQRPRTTVIASDIVAGTMRVLATVAAAWETPLRTMVCDAARVPLPDRCVDTVTVVHLLEHLDPATGAAVLAEAQRLARSRVVVAVPFEEVPNADYGHVRRFDLATLTGLGSASGWRHRVSGFHGGWLILDRRPA; this is translated from the coding sequence ATGACCGCCGCACTGGACCCGCTCGCGCCGTTCCCGGTCGCCGAGTACCTCGACGACCTGGTGCGCGTCGTGCGGGCCGAGGACGACGGGCGGGCGGCGGTGGTGCGCACCGAGCACTTCCGGCTGCACCGGGCCGGGCGGCGCATCGAGGTGAGCCACTGCCTGCGTCCCGACCAGCTGCACAACGGCCTGACCGGGCTGTTGATCAACGAGCTGTTCACGCCCGGATGGCTGTGCGGCCAGGACATCTTCGAGCGCGTGTTCTGCGGCGTCGTCCGCAGCACGGTGCCCGACCCGGCCCGCGCCTGGGAAACCTTCTACGCCAACACCCTGGAGCACCTGCGCGATCCCCGCACCGCGCCGGAACTGATCGCGGGGATCGCGCCGGTGTACGCGCGGGTGCTGCGGCTCGTGCCGCCGGGCAGCGTGCTGGATCTGGGCTCGTGCTTCGGCTTCCTCGCGCTGATGCTCGCGCAGCGGCCGCGCACGACCGTGATCGCCTCCGACATCGTGGCCGGAACCATGCGCGTGCTGGCGACGGTCGCCGCCGCCTGGGAGACGCCGCTGCGCACGATGGTGTGCGACGCGGCGCGGGTGCCGCTGCCGGACCGGTGCGTCGACACGGTGACGGTCGTGCACCTGCTGGAGCATCTCGATCCCGCGACCGGCGCCGCGGTGCTGGCCGAGGCCCAGCGACTGGCCCGGTCCCGGGTCGTCGTCGCCGTCCCCTTCGAGGAGGTCCCCAACGCCGACTACGGTCACGTGCGCCGCTTCGACCTCGCGACGCTCACCGGACTCGGGTCGGCGAGCGGATGGCGCCACCGCGTCTCCGGTTTCCACGGCGGCTGGCTGATCCTGGACCGCCGTCCCGCCTGA
- a CDS encoding DUF779 domain-containing protein encodes MVQRVAMTGAAVALLRRLIEQHGPVMFHQSGGCCDGSAPMCYPDGEFRVGDSDVLLGHVGDGTPFWMSADQYAYWRHTHLTVDVVAGRGSGFSLEAPEGVRFLIRSRLLTDEELALLDS; translated from the coding sequence ATGGTGCAACGGGTCGCGATGACCGGGGCCGCGGTCGCCCTGCTGCGCCGGCTGATCGAGCAGCACGGACCGGTGATGTTCCACCAGTCCGGCGGCTGCTGCGACGGCAGCGCCCCGATGTGCTATCCGGACGGCGAGTTCCGGGTGGGCGACTCGGACGTGCTGCTCGGCCACGTCGGCGACGGCACGCCGTTCTGGATGAGCGCCGACCAGTACGCCTACTGGCGGCACACACACCTGACGGTGGACGTCGTGGCCGGGCGGGGCAGCGGGTTCTCGCTGGAGGCGCCCGAAGGCGTGCGCTTCCTGATCCGGTCCCGCCTGCTCACCGACGAAGAACTGGCCCTGCTGGACAGCTGA
- a CDS encoding GPR1/FUN34/YaaH family transporter → MTTAVATEAPARTGITGDPALIGVPTFIVGAIALGLVLTGYVPAGAVGASIAIILPATGLGQLVAAVWAAALGQNAVAAVFGVFTGFWLSYAALVLGLIHGWFGITADAAVATQGLFLIAWLVTVVLLTLGTLRLPAAFTLLFTLIDIALALVLYGTVSGSTSATTAGGYVVFAFTVVGVYLFAGALSAATGGRGLPLGRPVLR, encoded by the coding sequence ATGACCACTGCCGTTGCCACCGAAGCCCCTGCCCGCACCGGGATCACGGGCGATCCAGCCCTGATCGGGGTGCCCACCTTCATCGTCGGCGCGATCGCGCTCGGCCTGGTGCTGACCGGGTACGTCCCGGCCGGCGCCGTCGGCGCGTCGATCGCGATCATCCTGCCCGCCACCGGGCTCGGCCAGCTCGTCGCCGCGGTCTGGGCGGCCGCGCTCGGCCAGAACGCCGTGGCCGCCGTCTTCGGCGTGTTCACCGGGTTCTGGCTCAGCTACGCCGCGCTCGTGCTCGGCCTGATCCACGGCTGGTTCGGCATCACCGCCGACGCCGCGGTCGCGACGCAGGGCCTGTTCCTGATCGCCTGGCTGGTCACGGTGGTCCTGCTGACGCTCGGGACCCTGCGCCTGCCCGCCGCGTTCACGCTGTTGTTCACGCTGATCGACATCGCGCTCGCGCTGGTGCTCTACGGCACGGTGAGTGGTTCCACCTCGGCCACCACCGCCGGCGGGTACGTCGTCTTCGCCTTCACCGTGGTCGGCGTCTACCTGTTCGCCGGTGCCCTGTCGGCGGCGACCGGCGGCCGTGGTCTGCCGCTGGGCCGTCCGGTCCTGCGCTGA